A portion of the Rahnella variigena genome contains these proteins:
- a CDS encoding AraC family transcriptional regulator, with protein MKIERFDYDSLHSTPWHKHASGQLYWLSHGILVIETTSVQWTVTPGSLGWFPADVSHSAWVPAGVKGQSLYLEPASCSPFPAHPGVYGADAFVMAILERLCREGDLSSPAEYQSHLLKLLGFEIAGAPDLPLQLTLPVDRRARNVANQLLKNPACELDQTQLAQQWGLSVRNLSRLFTQQTGLSFSQWRQQAKVVTSLQWVLAGLPVSEVALRSGYSNVSAYIDVFRQRFGKTPGQFQNALLRTESRQKASG; from the coding sequence ATGAAAATTGAAAGATTCGACTACGACAGTCTGCATTCGACGCCCTGGCATAAACACGCATCCGGTCAGCTGTACTGGTTGAGTCATGGCATTCTTGTCATTGAAACGACGTCAGTACAGTGGACTGTCACACCGGGATCACTGGGATGGTTTCCCGCTGATGTCAGCCACAGCGCCTGGGTTCCGGCAGGCGTGAAAGGTCAAAGCCTTTACCTTGAACCTGCTTCCTGCTCACCGTTTCCCGCTCATCCGGGTGTCTATGGGGCAGATGCCTTCGTGATGGCGATTTTGGAACGCCTGTGCCGGGAAGGTGATCTTTCATCCCCTGCGGAATATCAAAGCCATCTTCTCAAATTATTAGGCTTTGAAATTGCCGGAGCTCCTGACTTGCCGCTTCAGTTGACGTTGCCCGTCGATCGCCGGGCGCGTAATGTCGCGAATCAATTACTGAAAAACCCGGCATGCGAGCTGGACCAGACGCAGCTTGCCCAACAATGGGGGCTCAGCGTTCGCAACCTGAGTCGTTTGTTTACTCAACAAACCGGCCTCAGTTTTAGCCAGTGGAGACAGCAGGCAAAAGTTGTCACTTCATTGCAATGGGTGCTTGCCGGCTTGCCGGTCAGCGAGGTGGCGTTAAGAAGTGGTTACAGCAACGTCAGTGCTTATATCGACGTCTTCCGGCAACGTTTTGGAAAGACGCCGGGGCAGTTTCAAAATGCCCTCCTTCGCACGGAGAGTCGACAAAAGGCATCAGGCTGA
- a CDS encoding DeoR/GlpR family DNA-binding transcription regulator — protein MSLTELTGNPRHDQLLGLIGENGYMNIEELAALLDVSTQTVRRDIRKLSEQGLVSRHHGGAGRASSVVNTAFEQREMSWTEEKKAIAQAIADYIPDGSTVFITIGTTVEQVAHALLNHNHLRIITNCLRVAHILYKNPRFEVMVPGGTLRPHNGGIIGPSATAFVAGFRADYLVTSVGAIESDGALMEFDVNEASVAKTMMAHSRHILLAADHTKYHASAAVEIGNVSQVTALFTDELPAAGLHKLLKNNQVEIVKAIPSD, from the coding sequence ATGAGTCTTACTGAACTGACTGGGAATCCGCGCCACGATCAGCTGCTCGGGCTGATTGGTGAAAACGGGTATATGAACATTGAAGAACTGGCAGCCTTACTTGATGTCTCGACGCAAACCGTACGCCGGGATATCCGCAAGCTCAGTGAACAGGGATTGGTATCGCGTCATCACGGCGGCGCGGGTCGGGCCTCCAGCGTAGTCAATACGGCCTTTGAGCAGCGGGAAATGTCGTGGACAGAAGAGAAAAAAGCGATTGCACAAGCGATCGCCGATTACATTCCCGACGGCTCGACGGTATTTATTACCATTGGTACCACGGTTGAACAGGTGGCGCATGCCCTGCTCAATCATAACCATCTGCGCATTATCACAAACTGCCTGCGTGTCGCCCATATTCTGTATAAGAATCCGCGATTTGAGGTGATGGTGCCGGGCGGAACGCTGCGTCCTCACAACGGCGGAATTATCGGGCCTTCGGCGACGGCTTTTGTGGCGGGATTCCGCGCAGATTATCTGGTCACCAGCGTCGGCGCGATAGAAAGCGATGGCGCTTTAATGGAATTTGATGTCAACGAGGCCAGCGTGGCGAAAACCATGATGGCGCACTCACGGCATATCCTTCTGGCTGCGGACCATACCAAATATCATGCTTCCGCCGCCGTTGAAATCGGCAATGTTTCTCAGGTGACGGCATTATTTACGGATGAACTTCCTGCGGCGGGTTTACACAAGTTATTGAAAAACAACCAGGTCGAAATTGTTAAAGCCATTCCGTCGGATTAA
- the chbC gene encoding PTS N,N'-diacetylchitobiose transporter subunit IIC, giving the protein MSKAIDSLEKILLPFAVKIGKQPHINAIKNGFIKLMPLTLAGAMFVLINNVFLNFGAGSFFYSLGVRLDPSTIETLAGLKTIGINVYNGTLGIMSLMAPFFIGMALAEERKVDSLSAGLLAVAAFMTVTPYSVGEAYAVGANWLGGANIISGMIIGLVVAEMFTFVIRRNWVITLPASVPTSVSRSFSALIPGFIILFFFGVISWLLGLYGHNFHQIIMDSISKPLAAMGSVVGWAYVIFNSLLWFFGVHGSLALTALDNGIMTPWALENIALYTEYGSVSAAIDAGKTFHFWAKPMLDSYILLGGSGATLGLIIAIFIASRRADHRQVAKLALPSGIFQINEPILFGLPIIMNPVMFIPFVLVQPILAAITLAAYSMGIIPPVTNLAPWTMPTGLGAFFNSNGSIAALLVALFNLGIATLVYMPFVILSNKAQAIIEEEESEEDIAAALKF; this is encoded by the coding sequence ATGAGCAAAGCCATTGATTCACTTGAAAAGATACTTCTTCCTTTTGCCGTCAAAATAGGTAAACAGCCGCATATTAATGCCATCAAAAATGGTTTTATCAAATTAATGCCGCTGACCCTGGCTGGCGCCATGTTCGTTTTAATTAATAACGTATTTCTGAACTTCGGTGCCGGTTCCTTCTTTTATTCTCTGGGCGTACGTTTAGACCCATCAACCATTGAAACGCTGGCCGGTTTAAAAACGATTGGTATTAATGTCTATAACGGAACGTTAGGTATTATGTCGCTAATGGCACCGTTCTTTATCGGTATGGCATTAGCAGAAGAACGAAAAGTCGATTCGCTTTCCGCAGGCTTATTAGCTGTCGCCGCATTTATGACGGTTACCCCTTATAGCGTGGGTGAAGCTTATGCGGTCGGTGCAAATTGGTTAGGCGGCGCGAATATTATTTCAGGCATGATAATCGGTCTGGTTGTCGCCGAAATGTTCACCTTTGTTATTCGCAGAAACTGGGTGATTACGTTACCCGCGAGCGTTCCGACGTCGGTTTCCCGTTCATTCTCTGCGTTAATTCCGGGCTTTATTATTCTGTTCTTCTTCGGGGTCATTTCCTGGTTGCTGGGATTATACGGTCATAACTTCCACCAGATTATTATGGATTCTATTTCCAAACCTCTGGCGGCGATGGGCAGCGTAGTCGGCTGGGCGTATGTGATTTTCAACTCCCTGCTGTGGTTCTTCGGTGTGCATGGTTCACTGGCGCTGACCGCACTGGACAACGGCATCATGACGCCTTGGGCACTGGAAAACATTGCGTTGTATACCGAGTACGGTTCTGTCAGCGCAGCGATTGACGCGGGTAAAACCTTCCACTTCTGGGCCAAACCGATGCTGGATTCCTACATCCTGCTGGGCGGTTCCGGAGCGACGCTGGGTCTGATTATCGCCATCTTTATCGCATCACGCCGTGCAGATCACCGCCAGGTCGCGAAGCTTGCGCTGCCGTCAGGCATCTTCCAGATTAACGAACCTATCCTGTTCGGCCTGCCGATTATCATGAACCCGGTGATGTTTATTCCGTTCGTGCTGGTTCAGCCGATTCTGGCTGCGATTACGCTGGCGGCTTACAGCATGGGGATTATTCCACCGGTGACGAACCTTGCGCCATGGACCATGCCGACGGGGCTGGGTGCTTTCTTTAACAGTAACGGCAGCATCGCCGCCTTGTTAGTGGCTCTGTTCAACCTTGGTATCGCCACGCTGGTTTATATGCCTTTCGTAATCTTGTCGAACAAAGCGCAGGCGATAATCGAGGAAGAAGAAAGCGAAGAAGACATTGCCGCAGCACTGAAATTTTAA
- a CDS encoding 6-phospho-beta-glucosidase → MTKKLKVVTIGGGSSYTPELLEGFIKRYAELPITELWLVDVEGGKEKQDIIFNLCQRMVERAGVPIVMHKTLNRREALVDADFVTTQLRVGQLKARELDERIPLSHGYLGQETNGAGGLFKGLRTIPVIFDIIKDVEEICPDAWVINFTNPAGMVTEAVFRHTKFKKFIGVCNIPVGMKMFIQDVLKLTPQDDLSIDLFGLNHMVFIKDVIVNGESRFDELLDGVASGTLTAGSVKNIFDLPFSEGLIRSLNLLPCSYLLYYFKQKEMLAIEMGEFYKGGARATVVQKVEKQLFDLYKNPDLNVKPKELELRGGAYYSDAACEVISAIYNDKQTEQYVNFPHNGHIDNIPADWAVEMTCTIGRDGAKPHPRITHFDEKVLGLIYTIKGFEIAASNAAISGELNDVLLAMNLSPLIHSDKDAEILAREMLLAHEKLLPNFAKTIAALK, encoded by the coding sequence ATGACTAAAAAACTGAAAGTCGTCACTATTGGTGGCGGGAGCAGCTATACCCCGGAATTACTGGAAGGCTTTATTAAACGCTACGCAGAATTACCGATCACTGAATTATGGCTGGTGGATGTCGAAGGCGGAAAAGAGAAGCAGGATATTATCTTCAATCTCTGCCAGCGTATGGTGGAACGCGCCGGTGTGCCGATTGTCATGCATAAAACGCTGAACCGCCGCGAAGCACTGGTAGACGCCGATTTCGTCACCACGCAACTGCGCGTCGGTCAGTTAAAAGCGCGTGAACTTGATGAACGTATTCCGCTGAGTCACGGCTATCTGGGGCAGGAGACCAACGGCGCAGGTGGCTTGTTTAAAGGGTTGCGTACCATTCCGGTGATTTTTGACATCATTAAAGATGTCGAAGAAATCTGCCCGGACGCCTGGGTGATCAACTTCACCAACCCGGCCGGTATGGTCACTGAAGCGGTATTCCGTCACACCAAATTCAAAAAATTCATCGGCGTGTGCAACATCCCTGTCGGCATGAAAATGTTCATTCAGGATGTACTGAAACTGACGCCGCAGGATGACTTGTCCATTGACCTCTTTGGCCTGAACCACATGGTGTTCATCAAAGATGTCATTGTGAACGGCGAATCACGTTTTGACGAACTGCTCGACGGTGTGGCTTCCGGCACACTGACCGCCGGTTCGGTGAAAAACATCTTCGACCTGCCGTTCAGCGAAGGCCTGATCCGCTCTCTGAATCTGCTGCCGTGTTCTTACCTGTTGTACTACTTCAAGCAGAAAGAGATGCTGGCGATTGAAATGGGTGAGTTCTACAAAGGCGGCGCGCGTGCCACTGTGGTGCAAAAAGTCGAGAAGCAGCTGTTCGATTTGTACAAAAATCCTGATCTGAACGTGAAGCCAAAAGAGCTGGAACTTCGCGGCGGCGCTTATTATTCCGATGCGGCGTGTGAAGTGATCAGCGCGATTTATAACGACAAGCAAACTGAACAGTACGTCAATTTCCCGCACAACGGGCATATTGATAATATTCCGGCTGACTGGGCGGTGGAAATGACCTGCACCATCGGGCGTGACGGCGCAAAACCCCATCCGCGCATCACGCACTTCGACGAAAAAGTGCTGGGGCTTATCTACACCATCAAAGGTTTTGAGATTGCTGCAAGCAATGCCGCCATCAGCGGCGAGCTGAACGATGTGCTGCTGGCGATGAACCTCAGCCCGCTGATCCATTCCGATAAAGATGCCGAAATACTGGCACGCGAAATGTTGCTGGCACATGAAAAACTGCTGCCGAATTTTGCAAAAACCATTGCCGCGTTAAAATAA
- the chbA gene encoding PTS N,N'-diacetylchitobiose transporter subunit IIA yields the protein MMDLDSIVDTESELQDLEEVVMGLIINSGQARSLAYSALKKAKEGDFEQARAVMAQSRMALNEAHLIQTKLIEEDQGEGKTKVSLVLVHAQDHLMTSMLARELIAELIELHEKIK from the coding sequence ATGATGGATTTAGACAGCATTGTTGATACCGAAAGCGAACTGCAGGATTTAGAAGAAGTGGTGATGGGGCTGATTATTAACTCCGGACAGGCCCGCAGCCTGGCGTATTCAGCACTGAAAAAAGCTAAAGAAGGCGATTTTGAGCAGGCGCGTGCAGTGATGGCGCAATCGAGAATGGCGCTCAATGAAGCCCATCTGATACAGACCAAACTGATTGAAGAAGATCAGGGCGAAGGCAAAACCAAAGTCAGCCTGGTGCTGGTTCACGCGCAGGATCACCTGATGACATCCATGCTCGCCCGCGAACTGATTGCAGAACTCATTGAGCTTCATGAGAAAATAAAATAA
- a CDS encoding LacI family DNA-binding transcriptional regulator, whose protein sequence is MNNVLNTKIKTQKGRSRTATLEDVAQAAGLSPMTVSRALNNPKVVRPATIARVMEAVNSTGYIPNMLAGGLATSRTKLIAVVVPQINNNMFVDTVQAISDQLAARGYHMLLCIVGYEPEDETDIVSTLLSRRPDGIVLTGIHHTSELKRIILNANIPVVEIWDLTPTPIDMLIGFSHEKVGNAIGEYFAAKGFTHFGFICASDRRAMVRKNGAISVLRAIPEHDIKEVIVSRPANMEVGRQALRQLLESGHRFDAIICSSDTLAQGAIMEAEAHGLRVPDDFSVIGFADLNFAAHNRPAITTVSVDKWDSGIRAADMLADKIEGIAVEEPIVDIGYRLVIRESA, encoded by the coding sequence GTGAACAACGTTTTGAATACTAAAATAAAAACCCAAAAAGGCCGTTCCCGTACGGCTACGCTCGAAGATGTCGCCCAGGCTGCCGGACTTTCTCCGATGACAGTCAGCCGCGCCTTAAACAATCCCAAAGTCGTTCGCCCTGCGACCATCGCGCGCGTGATGGAAGCGGTCAACAGCACCGGATACATCCCGAATATGCTGGCCGGTGGACTGGCGACCAGCCGCACCAAACTCATTGCCGTGGTGGTGCCACAAATTAACAACAACATGTTTGTCGATACCGTTCAGGCGATCAGCGATCAGCTGGCGGCACGCGGTTACCACATGTTGCTGTGTATTGTCGGCTACGAGCCGGAAGACGAAACCGATATTGTCTCGACGCTGCTTTCCCGCCGGCCGGATGGCATCGTGCTGACCGGTATTCATCACACGTCAGAACTGAAAAGAATCATTCTTAACGCCAATATTCCGGTGGTAGAGATTTGGGATCTCACGCCAACACCGATTGATATGCTGATTGGCTTCTCGCATGAAAAAGTCGGTAATGCCATCGGGGAATACTTCGCCGCTAAAGGGTTTACGCATTTTGGTTTTATCTGCGCCTCAGACCGCCGCGCGATGGTACGTAAAAACGGAGCGATAAGCGTATTGCGGGCAATTCCTGAGCACGACATAAAAGAAGTGATTGTCTCACGTCCCGCTAATATGGAAGTCGGACGCCAGGCACTGCGCCAGTTGCTTGAGAGCGGTCACCGGTTCGACGCCATCATTTGCAGTTCCGACACCCTGGCCCAGGGCGCCATTATGGAAGCTGAAGCGCATGGCTTACGTGTTCCCGATGATTTCTCGGTGATCGGTTTTGCGGATTTGAATTTTGCTGCACACAACCGCCCTGCCATTACCACCGTCAGCGTCGATAAATGGGATTCAGGCATCCGCGCGGCGGACATGCTGGCGGATAAAATCGAAGGCATCGCGGTTGAGGAACCTATAGTCGATATCGGCTACCGGCTTGTTATCAGGGAATCAGCCTGA
- the chbR gene encoding transcriptional regulator ChbR gives MQPPVLSMEIKTARENQLFDGQNFHMFIYNKVESISGLHEHDYYEFTIVLTGRYFQHVNGKRVLLERGDFVFIPLGSNHQSFYEFGATRILNVGISKAFFEQHYLSLLPARFVASQVYQIKTEFLAYIESVIASLNFRNGEFNEFLEMVTFYIVNRLRHHRESEVTPDIPVWLKTAIEKMHDKARFGDKALSNMVELSGKSQEYLTRATQRHYGKTPMQIINEIRIDFAKKQLEITNYSVTDIAFDSGYSSPSMFIKNFKKLTSFTPNHYRKKLCSIN, from the coding sequence ATGCAGCCACCGGTACTCAGTATGGAAATTAAGACAGCGCGCGAAAATCAACTCTTCGACGGTCAGAATTTCCACATGTTTATCTACAACAAGGTAGAAAGCATCTCCGGGTTGCATGAGCATGACTACTATGAGTTCACCATCGTCCTGACTGGCCGGTATTTTCAACACGTTAACGGCAAACGGGTACTTTTAGAACGTGGCGATTTCGTTTTCATCCCGTTAGGTTCTAACCATCAAAGTTTTTATGAATTTGGTGCCACCCGGATTTTAAATGTTGGGATCAGTAAAGCTTTTTTCGAGCAACATTATTTATCTTTATTACCTGCCAGATTTGTTGCATCGCAGGTCTATCAGATAAAAACGGAATTCCTGGCTTATATTGAGTCGGTCATTGCTTCACTGAATTTCCGCAACGGTGAATTCAATGAATTTCTGGAGATGGTGACGTTTTATATTGTTAACCGCTTACGTCATCACCGTGAATCAGAAGTGACGCCTGATATTCCAGTCTGGCTGAAAACGGCGATTGAGAAAATGCATGATAAAGCGCGCTTCGGTGATAAAGCATTATCCAATATGGTGGAGCTTTCCGGGAAGTCGCAGGAATACCTGACGCGCGCGACGCAGCGACATTATGGCAAAACGCCGATGCAGATTATAAATGAAATCCGTATTGATTTTGCCAAAAAACAGCTGGAGATCACCAACTACTCGGTCACGGATATTGCTTTTGATTCCGGTTACAGTAGCCCGAGTATGTTTATTAAAAACTTTAAAAAGCTGACTTCTTTTACGCCGAACCATTACCGGAAGAAGTTGTGCAGTATTAATTAA
- the yihU gene encoding sulfolactaldehyde 3-reductase — MANVAFIGLGQMGAPMAANLIKQEHRLAVFDLNPQAVAALVQQGATGSKSAAEAAEGAEFVITMLPNGDLVRDVLFGRDGICETLSPSALVIDMSTIHPLQTDKLIAQMHEKGFSLMDVPVGRTSDHAVAGTLLLLAGGTQKQVERATPVLMAMGSELINAGGPGKGIRVKLINNYMSIALNALSAEAAVLCEALELSFEVALQVMSGTPAGKGHFTTSWPNKVLKGDLSPAFMIDLAHKDLGIALDVANQLHVPMPLGAASREVYNQARAAGRGRQDWTAILEQVRTSAGLTQKTHP, encoded by the coding sequence ATGGCAAATGTGGCATTTATTGGTCTGGGGCAAATGGGCGCTCCGATGGCGGCCAACCTGATTAAACAGGAACACCGGTTAGCGGTGTTCGATCTTAATCCGCAGGCTGTGGCAGCGCTGGTGCAGCAGGGAGCAACGGGCAGCAAGAGCGCGGCAGAGGCAGCGGAGGGCGCAGAATTTGTCATCACCATGCTGCCCAACGGTGATCTGGTGCGCGATGTGTTATTTGGCCGCGACGGTATCTGCGAAACCCTTAGCCCGTCGGCGCTGGTTATCGACATGTCGACCATTCATCCGTTGCAAACTGACAAGCTGATCGCGCAGATGCACGAAAAAGGTTTCAGCCTGATGGACGTGCCGGTCGGCAGAACCTCGGATCACGCTGTAGCAGGGACTTTACTGCTGCTGGCGGGCGGTACGCAGAAACAGGTTGAGCGGGCGACGCCTGTGCTGATGGCGATGGGATCTGAACTGATTAATGCGGGCGGGCCGGGCAAAGGTATCCGCGTCAAGCTGATCAATAACTACATGAGCATCGCCCTGAATGCGCTCTCCGCCGAAGCCGCCGTGCTGTGCGAAGCGCTGGAACTCTCTTTCGAAGTGGCGTTGCAGGTCATGAGCGGAACACCTGCCGGAAAAGGTCACTTCACCACTTCATGGCCAAACAAAGTGCTGAAAGGCGATTTGTCGCCGGCCTTCATGATTGACCTCGCCCATAAAGATCTCGGTATCGCGCTGGACGTCGCCAATCAGTTGCATGTGCCGATGCCGCTCGGTGCGGCTTCCCGCGAAGTCTACAACCAGGCGCGTGCCGCCGGGCGCGGACGTCAGGACTGGACCGCCATTCTTGAGCAGGTGCGCACCAGCGCCGGTCTGACTCAGAAAACACATCCGTAA
- a CDS encoding PTS sugar transporter subunit IIB encodes MMEKKVIYLFCSAGMSTSLLVSKMKVQAEKYEVPVIIEAFPETLAAEKGAAADVVLLGPQIAYMLDEIKKVLPGKPVEVIDSALYGKIDGLGVLKAAVAAIKKAAAQ; translated from the coding sequence ATCATGGAAAAGAAAGTCATTTATTTGTTTTGTTCCGCCGGAATGTCTACCTCGTTGCTGGTTTCTAAAATGAAAGTCCAGGCCGAGAAATATGAAGTACCGGTCATTATCGAAGCATTCCCAGAAACACTGGCTGCCGAAAAAGGTGCCGCCGCAGATGTGGTGTTACTCGGACCACAAATTGCCTACATGCTCGACGAAATCAAAAAAGTATTACCGGGCAAACCGGTTGAAGTGATCGATTCTGCTCTGTACGGCAAAATTGATGGGTTAGGTGTACTGAAAGCAGCGGTTGCTGCGATCAAAAAAGCAGCAGCGCAGTAA
- a CDS encoding spermidine synthase, with protein sequence MTNKDVFSNKFNIQPEGDIVCHVTDEYGDIIVADTEEHRILRFEGINEQSKMLKKDVNLPVHHYSKAMLMATAFTSGRTALLLGLGGGALLRALHTLDEQRIMDVVELRAGVLSVAQEWFTLPGSDKISYYIEDAEHYLRREHTHQYDLIFSDLYSAFSMEPRQGTEAFLRLCLEKLSDQGWLVLNYYEVPRAGSALSCALREVFGEVLYCRVPSGNVVIYAARKPHLQTISEFREQAQLLLSRLNIGNEMGDLSKNIVPLYP encoded by the coding sequence ATGACAAATAAGGATGTTTTTTCAAACAAATTCAATATTCAGCCTGAGGGCGATATTGTTTGCCATGTTACAGATGAGTACGGGGACATCATCGTCGCGGACACAGAAGAGCACCGGATATTGCGTTTTGAAGGCATTAACGAGCAGAGCAAAATGCTCAAAAAAGACGTTAATTTGCCTGTTCATCACTATTCCAAAGCCATGTTGATGGCGACTGCGTTTACTTCCGGGCGGACTGCGCTTCTGCTCGGACTTGGCGGAGGCGCATTACTGCGCGCGCTTCATACTCTTGATGAACAGCGGATTATGGATGTGGTTGAGCTGAGAGCGGGTGTGTTATCCGTCGCGCAGGAATGGTTTACGTTGCCCGGGTCGGACAAAATCTCTTATTACATTGAAGACGCAGAACATTATTTGCGCAGAGAGCATACGCATCAGTACGATCTGATTTTCTCAGATCTGTACTCAGCCTTTTCGATGGAGCCACGTCAGGGTACAGAAGCTTTTCTGAGATTGTGTCTGGAAAAATTGAGCGATCAGGGCTGGCTTGTGCTGAATTATTACGAGGTGCCACGAGCCGGAAGCGCATTATCTTGCGCACTGCGGGAGGTATTTGGTGAGGTACTTTATTGCCGGGTGCCGAGTGGGAATGTCGTCATTTATGCAGCCAGAAAACCACATCTGCAGACAATAAGTGAATTTAGAGAGCAGGCCCAATTGTTGCTTTCTCGTCTGAACATCGGCAACGAGATGGGTGATCTGTCGAAAAATATTGTCCCGCTGTACCCGTAG
- a CDS encoding sugar kinase, with product MIRIACVGITVMDRIYYVNELPAEGGKYVAEKYHEVGGGPAATAAVAAAKLGAEVDFIGRVGDDDTGNRLLAELGSLGVNTRYVRRIDQARSSQSAILVDQHGERIIINYPSPDLPVCATWLQAIDFSQWDVVLADVRWHDGAKQAFTLARQAGVLTVLDADVTPQDIADLVALSDHSAFSAPGLQRLTGKTDAGAALINAQTLTKGHVYVTQGGQGCLWLENGSLHHQPGFAVSVVDTTGAGDVFHGALAVSLAQGADCGEAVRFASGVAALKCTKPGGRAGIPDCDQTRSFLSLSV from the coding sequence ATGATTCGCATTGCCTGTGTCGGGATCACCGTGATGGACCGGATCTATTACGTGAATGAATTACCTGCGGAAGGAGGGAAATATGTCGCTGAAAAATATCATGAAGTGGGTGGAGGTCCGGCAGCCACTGCCGCAGTGGCTGCGGCGAAACTGGGCGCAGAGGTGGACTTTATTGGCCGCGTGGGCGATGACGATACCGGCAACCGGCTGCTCGCGGAGCTGGGATCCCTGGGGGTAAATACCCGCTACGTCCGTCGCATTGATCAGGCGCGTTCTTCGCAATCTGCCATTCTGGTGGATCAACACGGTGAGCGGATTATCATCAATTATCCCAGCCCGGATTTACCCGTTTGCGCCACGTGGCTACAGGCCATCGACTTTTCGCAGTGGGATGTGGTGCTGGCGGACGTGCGCTGGCACGACGGCGCGAAACAAGCGTTCACACTGGCGCGTCAGGCCGGTGTGCTCACCGTGCTGGATGCCGATGTAACACCGCAGGATATCGCCGATCTGGTGGCGTTAAGCGATCACAGCGCATTCTCTGCCCCTGGTTTGCAGCGGCTGACCGGAAAAACTGACGCCGGTGCTGCGTTAATTAACGCACAAACGCTCACAAAGGGTCATGTGTATGTCACGCAAGGCGGACAAGGTTGTCTGTGGCTGGAAAATGGCAGTCTGCATCATCAGCCCGGGTTTGCCGTCAGCGTGGTGGACACGACCGGCGCGGGGGATGTTTTTCACGGCGCGCTGGCCGTCAGTCTGGCCCAGGGCGCGGATTGTGGGGAAGCCGTGCGTTTTGCCAGTGGTGTGGCCGCCCTGAAATGCACAAAGCCAGGTGGCCGTGCCGGAATTCCCGACTGTGATCAGACACGGTCTTTTTTGTCACTTTCTGTATAG
- the chbG gene encoding chitin disaccharide deacetylase: MDKLLIVNADDFGLCKAQNYGIIEAFTHGVVRSTTAMMNASGIEHAAVLSKVSPQLSVGMHFVLTLGRPLSPMPNLTREGELGKWIWKMAEAGTLPLDEIARELECQFSRFIELFGKMPTHIDSHHHVHMFAEIFPIVEAFAKEKGVPVRIDRDEVRKGEIALCGAKSTDGFDSTFYGDAISEALFLQTLDNATQRGNRSVEIMTHPSFIDNTILASKYCYPRLAELDVLTSETLKSAITERGFRLGSFKDL, translated from the coding sequence ATGGATAAATTACTGATTGTGAACGCGGACGACTTCGGGCTTTGCAAAGCACAAAATTACGGGATCATTGAGGCGTTTACTCACGGCGTGGTGCGATCTACCACGGCGATGATGAATGCGTCGGGCATCGAACACGCCGCCGTACTCAGCAAAGTCAGTCCGCAACTGAGCGTCGGGATGCATTTTGTCCTGACGTTAGGTCGTCCACTTTCGCCTATGCCAAATCTGACCCGTGAAGGCGAGCTGGGCAAATGGATCTGGAAAATGGCCGAGGCCGGAACCCTGCCGCTGGATGAAATCGCCCGTGAACTGGAATGTCAGTTCAGTCGTTTTATCGAGCTGTTTGGCAAAATGCCGACACATATCGACAGTCACCACCACGTGCATATGTTTGCGGAAATATTCCCTATAGTGGAAGCGTTCGCGAAAGAGAAGGGCGTTCCGGTGCGTATTGACCGTGACGAAGTCCGCAAGGGTGAAATTGCTCTGTGTGGCGCGAAAAGTACCGACGGTTTCGACAGCACGTTCTACGGCGATGCCATTTCAGAAGCGCTGTTTCTGCAAACGCTGGACAATGCGACGCAGCGCGGCAATCGCTCTGTTGAGATCATGACGCATCCATCGTTTATTGATAACACCATTCTGGCGAGTAAATATTGCTATCCGCGTCTGGCAGAACTGGATGTGCTGACGTCAGAAACGCTGAAGTCCGCCATTACAGAACGCGGATTCCGGCTGGGATCGTTTAAAGATTTATGA